Genomic DNA from uncultured Acetobacterium sp.:
GGTGCAACTTTTATTGTTAAAGTTGGCGTTAAACCAGAGATTAAATTAGGTGACTACAAAGGGGCTGAAGTTGACTCATTGGATGCTATTATTTCTGAGGAAGAAATTGCTGAAGATTTAGCCAAAATGCAAGACCAAAACGCCCGATTGATTACCTTAGAAACTGGTGATGTAAAAGACGGTCATACAGCGACCATTGATTATGAAGGATTTTTGGATGATGAACCTTTCGTTGGCGGAAAAGATACTGATTATGATTTAGTGATCGGTAGCGGTACCTTTATTCCCGGTTTTGAAGAACAATTAATTGGTGCCAAAATCGGCGAAGAAACAAGCGTTAATGTGAGCTTCCCGGAAGAATACCACGCTGAAAACCTGAAAGGAAAAGACGTTGTCTTCAAAGTCACAGTTAAAAGTATTAAAGAAAAAGAATTGCCAGAACTTGATGATGATTTTGCCAAAGATACCAGTGAGTTTGATACATTAGCTGAATTAAAAGCAGATATTGAAAATCGATTAAAAGATGCCAAAACTGCAGAGTTGAGAAAAGCAGCAGAAATTGCGGCTGTAAATTTTGCGGTGAATAATGCTGAAATTGATGTGCCTTATCTTATGATCGAAGAAGAAGTTGACAACAATTTACAAAACTTTGAAACTCAGATGCAACAACAGGGAATTTCTCTTGATGACTACTTTAAATTTACCAATGTAAATCGGGATGAATTCAGAGAAAATTTAAAAGAAGATGCAGAAAGAAACATTAAAACCGAATTAGTTCTTTCTAAAATCGGTGAAGTTGAAGCATTAGAAGCAACCGAAGCAGAAATGGATGAAGAAATCAAAGTATTTGCAGATGCCTATGGTCATGACTTTGACGACTATAAAAAAGGACTTCAGGAAAGAATGTTAGACTATATCAAAGCAAATATTATCAGAAGAAAGACAGTAGAAATGCTGGTAGATGTGGCAACTACTAAAATTTCAGAGTAATAAAAAAGAAAGCAGGAAAGTGTATTCATGCTAACAAGTAAAACAACACAATCGTTGATTACAAATAATTTGGTACCCATGGTAGTTGAGCAAACTGGCCGTGGTGAGCGATCTTATGATCTGTTTTCAAGATTATTAAAAGAACGAATCATATTTTTAAACGGAGAAATTAACGAAAATCTTTCATCCTTAATTGTCGGTCAATTGATTTTTCTAGAAGCTGATAATGCAGAGAAAGATATTCAGATTTATATTAATAGTCCGGGTGGATCGGTGACAGCAGGACTTGCGATCTACGACACCATGAATTATATTCGCTGTGATGTATCCACCATTTGTGTGGGACTGGCAGCATCAATGGGTGCGTTTTTGTTAGCTGCTGGCAAAAAAGGAAAGCGATTTTCTCTGCCAAACAGCGAAATCATGATTCATCAACCACTGGGCGGAGCCCAGGGACAAAGTACAGATGTGGAGATTTATGCAAAACGTCTGATCAAAACACGAGAAAAACTAAATTTAATCCTGAGCGAGCAAACAGGTCAACCCCTGGAAACTATTGCTAAGGATACTGATCGCGATAATTTTATGGATCCTGACGAAGCGAAGGCCTACGGATTGATTGATGAGATCATTGTGTCGAGATAGGAGGCTTAAAAATGGCAAGAAATGAAGATAGCATCGAGAATGCTCGTTGTTCCTTTTGTGGTAAAAGCCAATCTCAGGTGAAACGAATGGTTGCAGGACCAGGGGTCTATATTTGCAATGAATGCATCGAACTCTGTGAAGAAATCATGGATGTAGACAGCATGC
This window encodes:
- the clpP gene encoding ATP-dependent Clp endopeptidase proteolytic subunit ClpP, whose amino-acid sequence is MLTSKTTQSLITNNLVPMVVEQTGRGERSYDLFSRLLKERIIFLNGEINENLSSLIVGQLIFLEADNAEKDIQIYINSPGGSVTAGLAIYDTMNYIRCDVSTICVGLAASMGAFLLAAGKKGKRFSLPNSEIMIHQPLGGAQGQSTDVEIYAKRLIKTREKLNLILSEQTGQPLETIAKDTDRDNFMDPDEAKAYGLIDEIIVSR
- the tig gene encoding trigger factor — its product is MSATVESIEKNIATLKIEISPEDYSKAVKKSYDKNKKRFSVPGFRKGKVPKTVVESYYGKNVFMEDAIDFAFAPAYTSALEETEIKPVTRPDLENIEKISEEEGATFIVKVGVKPEIKLGDYKGAEVDSLDAIISEEEIAEDLAKMQDQNARLITLETGDVKDGHTATIDYEGFLDDEPFVGGKDTDYDLVIGSGTFIPGFEEQLIGAKIGEETSVNVSFPEEYHAENLKGKDVVFKVTVKSIKEKELPELDDDFAKDTSEFDTLAELKADIENRLKDAKTAELRKAAEIAAVNFAVNNAEIDVPYLMIEEEVDNNLQNFETQMQQQGISLDDYFKFTNVNRDEFRENLKEDAERNIKTELVLSKIGEVEALEATEAEMDEEIKVFADAYGHDFDDYKKGLQERMLDYIKANIIRRKTVEMLVDVATTKISE